A stretch of Oncorhynchus mykiss isolate Arlee chromosome 14, USDA_OmykA_1.1, whole genome shotgun sequence DNA encodes these proteins:
- the tmem35 gene encoding transmembrane protein 35A encodes MASPRTITIVALSFALGLFFVFMGTIKLTPRLSKDAYSEMKRAYKSYAKALPGLKKMGISSVLLRKIIGSLEVGCGVVLTLVPGRPKDVANFLLLLVMLAVLFFHQLVGDPLKRYAHALVFGILLTCRLLIARQSEDRPEREESREEHINVQEKNKVKQS; translated from the exons ATGGCTTCACCGAGGACGATAACAATTGTGGCCCTCTCTTTTGCTCTTGGTCTTTTTTTCGTCTTCATGGGCACTATAAAGCTCACACCAAGATTAAGCAAAGATGCGTACAGTGAGATG AAAAGGGCATACAAAAGCTACGCAAAGGCCTTGCCAGGTCTAAAGAAGATGGGTATCAGTTCGGTGCTGCTCCGTAAGATCATTGGCTCACTAGAGGTGGGCTGTGGTGTGGTTCTGACGTTGGTTCCAGGGAGACCCAAGGACGTGGCTAACTTCCTGCTCTTGCTGGTCATGCTGGCGGTCCTTTTCTTCCACCAGCTAGTAGGAGACCCCCTGAAACGATACGCTCATGCTCTGGTCTTTGGCATTCTGCTCACCTGCCGACTGCTCATTGCCCGCCAGAGTGAGGACCGgcctgagagggaggagagcagggAAGAACACATCAATGTCCAGGAAAAGAACAAAGTCAAGCAGTCCTAA